A single Crateriforma conspicua DNA region contains:
- a CDS encoding PNPOx family protein gives MNEIDLQADFDDLLSAPRPLESLDSLIWKTLASAADQAGHPWKEAAVATLQTPTQASQTPCPEIRTIILRRVDEDARTIDFHTDLRSPKVDQIRHAGDPSPISWLFYDSSSKIQLRLSGTATVVSGAAAQAAWESVREPARDNYRSAAAPGTFHAGDDPPSDDQRLVQWSEDSDAGRRWFCIVRTTITTADWLYLRRGGHVRASVNYSTTGRSTGRWVMP, from the coding sequence ATGAACGAAATTGATTTGCAGGCTGACTTTGATGATTTGCTCTCGGCTCCGCGACCGCTGGAATCATTGGATTCACTGATTTGGAAAACGTTGGCGTCCGCAGCGGATCAAGCGGGGCATCCTTGGAAAGAAGCCGCTGTGGCAACGTTGCAAACGCCGACGCAGGCTTCGCAAACCCCGTGCCCCGAGATTCGCACGATCATTTTGCGTCGTGTCGATGAAGACGCACGGACGATCGATTTTCACACCGACCTGCGATCGCCCAAGGTGGATCAAATTCGACACGCCGGCGACCCTTCGCCGATCAGTTGGCTGTTTTACGACTCGAGTTCCAAAATCCAGTTGCGTTTAAGCGGCACGGCCACGGTGGTCAGCGGCGCAGCGGCCCAGGCGGCATGGGAATCGGTTCGCGAACCGGCACGAGACAATTATCGGTCGGCCGCCGCGCCGGGGACGTTCCATGCCGGCGACGATCCACCGTCGGACGACCAGCGATTGGTCCAGTGGTCGGAAGATTCGGATGCGGGGCGGCGCTGGTTTTGCATCGTGCGGACCACCATCACCACAGCGGACTGGTTGTATTTGCGCCGGGGCGGGCACGTTCGTGCGTCGGTGAACTATTCCACAACCGGCCGATCGACCGGCCGCTGGGTCATGCCTTGA
- a CDS encoding ligase-associated DNA damage response exonuclease, translating into MIDDSTSRPTDCFVRQTPAGLYCDPGGFYVDPMRPVDRAVVTHAHSDHARVGSRHYLAAEPSRHVLSGRMAGDADLQWLPYGQTITVGGVTVSFHPSGHMLGAAQVRMEYRGQVVVVTGDYKIDDDPTCQPWAPVQCHVLVTESTFGLPVYRWPDSTAEFASINAWWRQCRDAGKCAVLYGYAVGKSQRLIAGLDDSIGPIYTHGAVEKGNEAYRASGVSLQDTQAVASLSQKPDYRGAMVVAVPSAHGTPWLRRFGRISTAMASGWMAVRGARRRRSVDRGFVISDHVDWPSLQLAVQQCRPESVWVTHGYSAVVARYLNETGVHAIPLEGGRSVGSDDDVDSADDGDGDDQEAPS; encoded by the coding sequence ATGATCGACGATTCCACCAGCCGACCGACGGACTGTTTTGTCCGCCAAACGCCCGCGGGCCTGTATTGTGACCCGGGCGGGTTTTACGTCGATCCGATGCGACCGGTCGATCGCGCGGTGGTCACACACGCGCACAGCGATCACGCTCGCGTGGGCAGCCGGCACTACTTGGCCGCCGAACCGTCGCGTCATGTGCTCAGCGGCCGGATGGCTGGGGACGCGGATCTGCAATGGTTGCCCTATGGCCAAACGATCACGGTGGGCGGGGTGACGGTCAGCTTTCATCCGTCGGGCCACATGCTGGGGGCCGCTCAGGTCCGGATGGAATACCGTGGGCAAGTGGTGGTGGTCACCGGTGATTACAAAATCGACGATGACCCGACGTGCCAACCTTGGGCTCCGGTGCAGTGTCATGTCTTGGTGACCGAGTCGACGTTTGGATTGCCCGTCTATCGATGGCCTGATTCGACCGCCGAATTTGCATCGATCAACGCGTGGTGGCGGCAATGCCGTGATGCGGGTAAGTGTGCGGTCCTGTACGGCTATGCGGTTGGGAAGAGCCAGCGGCTGATCGCCGGATTGGATGACAGCATCGGACCGATTTACACCCACGGTGCCGTCGAGAAAGGCAACGAAGCGTACCGAGCCAGTGGTGTGTCGCTGCAGGACACTCAAGCGGTCGCTTCACTGTCACAGAAACCCGATTATCGGGGCGCGATGGTCGTTGCGGTTCCGTCAGCTCACGGCACGCCTTGGCTGCGCCGGTTCGGCCGGATCAGCACGGCGATGGCCAGCGGATGGATGGCCGTTCGCGGCGCGCGGCGGCGACGTTCGGTGGACCGAGGCTTCGTCATCAGCGATCACGTCGATTGGCCTTCGCTTCAACTTGCCGTCCAGCAGTGTCGTCCGGAATCGGTTTGGGTGACACACGGATACAGCGCCGTGGTGGCCAGGTACTTGAACGAAACAGGGGTGCACGCGATCCCGCTGGAAGGCGGCCGATCGGTGGGATCCGATGACGACGTGGACTCGGCCGACGATGGGGACGGCGATGACCAGGAGGCCCCGTCGTGA
- a CDS encoding ATP-dependent DNA ligase — protein sequence MIRFAQLFARLDETTKTNEKIDAIAGYLDTANPADAAWAVYFLSGQRRRRSVPTKLLRQWAGEVADLSDWLVDESYHAVGDLAETISLIVPPGEDLSELTLAQWVSQRLDPLASMDETAQRQAVLRIWDETRMPTRLVAMKLITGAFRVGVSKRLVTRALAKHSGVPVDVVADRLMGQWQPSDEVYRRWTDPTSPDRISSQPYPFCLAHPIDTETDVSTLGPREDYLAEWKWDGIRGQLIRRDGKSFLWSRGEELMENRWPEIESAAQWLPDGTVLDGEILATAADGTVMPFAQLQRRINRKTVGKKLLVEVPVVFHVFDLLEIDGVDLRDQPLQIRRQRLDQTLAQIDHPHLKPTEILTEPSWDDLTTIRQTSRQRRSEGLMLKRIDSKYDVGRVRGTWWKWKVDPFTIDAVLIYAQKGHGKRASLFTDYTFALWNDGELVPFAKAYSGLDDAEIRKVDRFVRDHTDEAFGPVRRVTPTLVMELAFEGLQVSTRHKSGIATRFPRIVRWRHDKGPQDANSLDELKAMMPDGS from the coding sequence GTGATCCGATTCGCACAGTTGTTCGCCCGGCTGGACGAAACCACCAAGACGAACGAAAAGATCGACGCCATCGCCGGCTACTTGGATACCGCGAACCCGGCGGATGCGGCATGGGCCGTGTATTTCCTGTCCGGCCAACGTCGTCGACGCAGCGTGCCGACGAAATTGCTGCGTCAATGGGCGGGCGAAGTCGCGGATTTGTCCGACTGGTTGGTCGATGAGTCGTACCATGCCGTCGGCGATCTTGCCGAAACCATTTCGTTGATCGTCCCGCCCGGTGAGGACCTCAGCGAACTGACGTTGGCCCAGTGGGTCAGCCAGCGTTTGGATCCCTTGGCGTCGATGGACGAAACGGCCCAGCGTCAGGCGGTGCTACGTATCTGGGACGAAACCCGAATGCCGACTCGGTTGGTGGCAATGAAGTTGATCACCGGCGCGTTTCGCGTGGGGGTTAGCAAGCGTTTGGTCACACGAGCCTTGGCGAAGCATTCCGGCGTTCCGGTCGACGTGGTGGCCGATCGTTTGATGGGCCAGTGGCAGCCGAGTGATGAAGTCTATCGGCGTTGGACCGATCCCACCTCGCCGGACCGAATCAGCAGCCAGCCGTATCCGTTCTGCTTGGCTCATCCGATCGATACGGAGACCGATGTGTCGACCCTGGGGCCGCGAGAAGACTACTTGGCCGAGTGGAAATGGGATGGCATTCGCGGACAACTGATTCGTCGTGACGGCAAGTCGTTTCTGTGGTCGCGGGGCGAAGAGCTGATGGAAAACCGTTGGCCCGAAATCGAATCGGCTGCGCAGTGGTTGCCCGACGGCACCGTGCTGGACGGTGAAATCTTGGCGACTGCGGCCGACGGAACGGTGATGCCGTTTGCACAACTGCAACGACGCATCAATCGAAAAACGGTCGGCAAGAAATTACTGGTCGAGGTCCCGGTGGTCTTTCACGTCTTTGATTTGCTGGAGATCGATGGTGTCGATTTGCGTGACCAGCCGCTGCAGATTCGCCGGCAGCGGTTGGACCAGACGTTGGCTCAGATTGACCACCCGCATTTGAAGCCGACGGAGATTTTGACCGAACCCAGCTGGGATGATCTGACAACGATACGACAAACCAGTCGCCAGCGACGTAGCGAAGGATTGATGCTGAAGCGGATCGATTCGAAATACGACGTTGGGCGTGTCCGTGGCACTTGGTGGAAATGGAAAGTCGACCCGTTCACGATCGATGCCGTGTTGATCTATGCCCAAAAGGGTCATGGAAAGCGAGCCAGTCTGTTCACCGATTACACGTTCGCTTTGTGGAACGATGGCGAATTGGTCCCGTTTGCCAAGGCGTACAGCGGGTTGGACGACGCGGAGATTCGCAAGGTCGATCGTTTCGTGCGCGATCATACCGACGAAGCGTTCGGGCCGGTGCGACGGGTGACCCCGACGTTGGTGATGGAATTGGCTTTCGAGGGTTTGCAGGTCAGCACACGGCACAAGAGCGGCATCGCGACTCGGTTTCCTCGAATCGTTCGCTGGCGTCACGACAAAGGTCCCCAGGACGCCAATTCGCTGGACGAACTGAAAGCGATGATGCCCGATGGTTCGTGA
- a CDS encoding ligase-associated DNA damage response DEXH box helicase, protein MFASQGWKPFRFQRSAWRAYRNGESGLVHSATGTGKTLAVWMGPILQWLDQNPNREKWDAKRPPEARVLWITPLRALAQDTENALRQPIDALGLPWSLQSRTGDSSTSQKSRQLRRLPTALVTTPESLCLMLTHEKLHSAFAGLQAVVVDEWHELLGTKRGVQTDLALARLRRLQPGLRVWGVSATLGNLDDAMESLLGPASADQGRLIQGYTKKKIQLESIIPKRIDRFPWSGHIGTRMVPQVAECLDEVNSALVFANTRSQTEIWYQSLLKHRPDWAGRIALHHGSLDGSVRRWVEDGLRDGSLKAVVCTSSLDLGVDFTAVDLVVQIGSPKGAARLLQRAGRSGHQPDAASRLVFVPTNAIELIELAAAQQAIADGALESRPLLSKPLDVLAQHVVTVAIGGGFDDKTLLNEVRSTASYQNLTNGEWRWILDFVVQGGASLHAYPEFHRVQRQGDRYQVTERRIATMHRMNIGTIVSDAAMKVKFLKGNTLGTAEESFLSKLNPGDKFLFAGRLVALVRVKDNVAYVRRAKGEPDSVPRWMGGRMPLSSELSRQLREKLHQAADGVLVGREMKSLKGLLELQQRWSRLPRVDELLIESIKTRGGYQLFVFPFEGRLVHEGMAALLAYRMTRRMKTTFTMACNDYGIVLQSPHRVDVAAAIDHGLFASEQLVADILESMNSTEMAKRQFRQIARVAGLIQQGYPGRQKSAGHLQASSNLFFDVFRQYDPDNMLLSQAEQEVLDLQLETDRMASALDRIENSTVVVTAPDRVTPLSFPLLVDKLRERVSSETLAQRIQRMQQQLEKAAGAE, encoded by the coding sequence ATGTTTGCGTCACAGGGATGGAAACCGTTTCGTTTCCAGCGCTCGGCGTGGCGCGCTTACCGAAACGGCGAAAGCGGTCTGGTCCATTCCGCGACCGGGACCGGAAAGACGTTGGCCGTTTGGATGGGCCCGATCTTGCAGTGGCTGGATCAAAACCCGAACCGCGAGAAATGGGACGCGAAACGTCCACCGGAGGCACGCGTGTTGTGGATCACTCCGCTGCGGGCGCTTGCGCAAGACACTGAAAACGCGCTGCGGCAACCGATCGATGCACTCGGGTTGCCGTGGTCATTGCAATCACGCACCGGCGACAGTTCGACCAGTCAAAAGTCACGGCAACTGCGGCGTTTGCCGACGGCGCTCGTCACAACGCCCGAAAGCCTGTGTCTGATGTTGACCCATGAAAAGTTGCATTCGGCGTTTGCCGGATTGCAGGCCGTGGTGGTCGATGAATGGCACGAGCTGTTGGGCACCAAACGTGGCGTTCAGACGGATTTGGCACTGGCACGACTGCGTCGTCTGCAACCGGGGCTACGGGTCTGGGGTGTGTCGGCGACGCTGGGCAATCTGGATGACGCGATGGAGTCGCTGTTGGGGCCCGCGTCCGCCGATCAGGGGCGTTTGATCCAAGGCTACACCAAAAAGAAGATCCAATTGGAATCGATCATCCCCAAACGGATTGATCGTTTTCCCTGGTCCGGCCACATCGGGACTCGGATGGTGCCCCAGGTGGCCGAGTGCTTGGACGAAGTCAACAGCGCGCTGGTGTTTGCCAACACGCGGTCGCAAACGGAGATCTGGTACCAGAGTCTGTTGAAGCATCGTCCGGACTGGGCGGGACGGATCGCGCTGCACCATGGTTCGCTGGACGGCAGCGTCCGGCGTTGGGTCGAAGATGGCTTGCGCGATGGCAGTTTGAAAGCCGTCGTGTGTACCAGCAGCCTGGACTTGGGCGTTGATTTCACCGCCGTGGATCTGGTCGTACAGATCGGCAGCCCTAAGGGTGCGGCTCGATTGCTTCAGCGTGCCGGTCGCAGCGGCCATCAACCCGATGCCGCCAGCCGGTTGGTGTTCGTTCCGACCAACGCGATCGAGTTGATCGAATTGGCTGCGGCACAGCAAGCGATCGCCGACGGGGCGTTGGAGTCGCGTCCGTTGTTGTCCAAACCGCTGGACGTGTTGGCCCAGCATGTCGTCACTGTTGCGATCGGCGGCGGTTTCGATGACAAGACGTTGTTGAATGAAGTTCGATCGACGGCCAGCTATCAAAACTTGACGAATGGTGAGTGGCGTTGGATCCTGGACTTCGTCGTCCAAGGCGGCGCGTCGCTTCACGCTTATCCCGAATTCCATCGTGTCCAGCGTCAAGGTGATCGCTATCAGGTCACCGAGCGTCGGATCGCAACGATGCATCGGATGAACATCGGCACGATCGTCAGCGACGCGGCGATGAAGGTGAAGTTTTTGAAGGGAAACACGTTGGGTACCGCGGAGGAATCATTCCTGTCAAAACTGAATCCGGGCGATAAGTTCCTGTTTGCCGGTCGCTTGGTCGCTTTGGTTCGTGTCAAAGACAACGTCGCTTATGTCCGCCGGGCCAAAGGCGAACCCGATTCGGTGCCGCGTTGGATGGGCGGTCGAATGCCGCTGTCCAGTGAACTGAGTCGACAGTTGCGTGAAAAACTGCACCAGGCGGCGGACGGTGTCTTGGTCGGCCGCGAAATGAAATCGCTGAAAGGTCTGTTGGAACTGCAACAGCGTTGGAGCCGGTTGCCACGGGTCGACGAATTGCTGATCGAATCGATCAAGACCCGAGGCGGTTATCAGCTGTTTGTCTTTCCGTTCGAAGGTCGTTTGGTCCACGAAGGTATGGCCGCGCTATTGGCGTATCGGATGACACGCCGCATGAAGACGACGTTCACGATGGCGTGCAACGACTATGGGATCGTGTTGCAGTCACCACACCGTGTCGATGTGGCCGCAGCGATCGATCACGGCCTGTTCGCCTCGGAGCAGTTGGTTGCGGACATTCTGGAAAGCATGAATTCCACCGAAATGGCGAAGCGACAATTTCGCCAAATCGCCCGGGTCGCGGGGCTGATCCAACAAGGCTATCCGGGACGACAAAAGTCCGCGGGCCATCTGCAGGCCAGCAGCAATCTGTTCTTTGATGTCTTTCGGCAATACGATCCGGACAACATGTTGTTAAGCCAAGCGGAACAAGAGGTCTTGGATTTGCAGCTGGAAACCGACCGCATGGCGTCCGCATTGGATCGGATCGAAAATAGTACCGTGGTGGTCACAGCCCCGGATCGGGTGACGCCGCTTTCGTTTCCGCTGTTGGTCGATAAGCTTCGGGAACGTG